One region of Microbacterium sp. M28 genomic DNA includes:
- a CDS encoding DUF5979 domain-containing protein: MPHTPARRARRLISALTAGAIALTGAIVAPLTEAEPAEAAYPDTFNPLAMNGGFTVYAREDIRLGNQETEGSIAAGGTATKPGDSQYTIIHVAAGTGDYSIPSVDGDPTRLLVGAFSPDSGGITAITSAGTSDPALQGDLKMVERDGPWEASARGDWLRLNLDASSPDRTPLIDATAQAYPGDAAPPGSSAGNGSIYTADTSSAAVADYVEANAEATYDDATACLAQLPDSAHQVAVAEDDGDRVVLAPLSPDQVNLVDYADIAGASLIQFSAGPTPGVQNPLVIQVPAGTTSVSGARIDPQGMYSPYMLWDLSQVTGDVTIDAAGVRMDGSIYAPNATVTVNAAPLDGQVLAQNVILEGGEVHSFLFAGSIACNASDGTFRIRKALEGIDPEQLPAGTTFTVNFTATEPDGTETTGALELPADGSWVAPPGSFPTGTVIAFDEISPESVPGYEWGDATITPSQITIGTGTADVIVTNTATAQTGTFSVSKVIEVLDSEGAPLQPEGTVPVNWTAFYAGEQIGSGTLEVPLDGTSVPVGEEFPVGTRIVLVEDRSGVTPPDGYHWVGSGWDPGRTFLIDDDTTVAVALTNTIAPDDATRTISIVKSATGADADYEYTVSYNTDPAPSRTDRVLPLGDPQLLGDVETDAETLQIAEHVPTLDGAPTDPAGWQPPVFRVTADGMTTEYPATGFEDDVPLEDAIVDIPLPATGDVVIEVANERKAGTFELNKAFASGIHLPPGLEFSVSWTATTPGGEVTEGVLRLPGDGTPVGPADAAGDPLQFPYGTQITYGELQPPAVAWIVWMTPVEASSGELVIGENDQATVSATITNVHSVRTGTFTVVKDVVGIDPDDLLVDSFTVDYEARLPLGDIETGSIELPADGTAAGPVDGNGNPVTFPIGTVVSLNEIEPDASALPPSYVWGETTWTPSSSFLVRGGTAQLEVTNTAVEQTRFSVVKEVTGDASSLVPSDTVFPVLWAADLEPQEPLNAGIDAPAVSPYLPVGTIVELREGQRPVIDGVQWGPVTWSADGADLVTEPGGVVALHLDGGDAPDPIALTMTNTADSAPTSAFSIAKTVTGDGAPEVPTDTTYALEYTIDGGEVQTTTVRAGETVGVSGIPSGAELRIREVAPPAVDDVTWEAATWTVDGRAVSTDADGWASVALVEGQSIEFSLVNHADAPDGGGDLPKTGGEGVAPWVTLAALMLVTAGIVLIATRRRAV, translated from the coding sequence ATGCCGCACACCCCTGCTCGACGCGCCCGTCGCCTCATCTCGGCGCTCACGGCCGGCGCGATCGCCCTCACCGGTGCGATCGTCGCGCCGCTCACCGAAGCGGAACCCGCCGAGGCGGCGTACCCGGACACGTTCAACCCGCTCGCGATGAACGGCGGCTTCACGGTCTACGCGCGTGAGGACATCAGGCTGGGTAACCAGGAGACCGAGGGCAGCATCGCGGCCGGCGGCACGGCGACCAAGCCGGGAGATTCGCAGTACACCATCATCCACGTCGCCGCCGGAACCGGTGACTACTCGATCCCCTCGGTCGACGGCGATCCGACCCGACTCCTGGTCGGCGCATTCTCACCGGACAGCGGCGGGATCACCGCCATCACGAGCGCGGGAACATCCGATCCCGCACTGCAGGGCGACCTCAAGATGGTCGAGCGCGACGGACCGTGGGAGGCCTCCGCGCGTGGGGACTGGCTGCGACTCAATCTCGACGCGTCCTCGCCTGACCGGACACCCCTCATCGATGCCACGGCACAGGCGTATCCCGGAGACGCTGCACCTCCGGGATCCTCTGCCGGAAACGGCAGCATTTACACCGCCGACACGTCGAGCGCCGCCGTCGCCGACTATGTCGAGGCCAACGCCGAGGCCACATATGACGACGCCACAGCATGCCTCGCGCAGTTGCCGGACTCCGCCCATCAGGTCGCTGTCGCCGAGGACGACGGCGACCGGGTGGTGCTCGCCCCTCTCAGCCCTGATCAGGTGAACCTCGTCGACTACGCCGACATCGCTGGCGCCTCGCTCATCCAGTTCTCGGCTGGTCCGACGCCCGGCGTGCAGAACCCGCTGGTGATTCAGGTGCCCGCTGGCACCACCTCCGTCAGCGGGGCACGTATCGATCCGCAGGGCATGTATTCGCCGTACATGCTGTGGGATCTGTCCCAGGTCACGGGCGACGTCACGATCGACGCGGCCGGTGTCCGCATGGACGGCTCGATCTACGCCCCGAACGCGACCGTCACCGTCAACGCCGCACCCCTGGACGGCCAGGTCCTGGCTCAGAACGTGATCCTCGAGGGCGGCGAGGTCCACTCCTTCCTGTTCGCAGGCTCGATCGCGTGCAATGCCTCGGATGGCACCTTCCGCATCCGCAAGGCCCTCGAGGGGATCGACCCCGAGCAGCTCCCGGCCGGCACGACGTTCACCGTCAATTTCACCGCGACCGAGCCGGACGGAACCGAGACGACCGGGGCGCTCGAGCTCCCTGCCGACGGCTCGTGGGTGGCACCGCCCGGATCATTCCCCACCGGCACCGTGATCGCCTTCGACGAGATCTCTCCCGAATCCGTCCCCGGCTATGAGTGGGGCGACGCCACGATCACTCCGTCGCAGATCACGATCGGCACAGGCACAGCCGACGTCATCGTCACGAACACCGCGACCGCGCAGACCGGAACGTTCAGCGTGTCGAAAGTGATCGAAGTCCTCGACTCCGAAGGAGCTCCACTCCAACCGGAGGGGACGGTGCCGGTGAACTGGACGGCGTTCTACGCCGGCGAGCAGATCGGCTCCGGCACGCTCGAGGTCCCCCTCGACGGCACGTCCGTGCCGGTCGGGGAGGAGTTCCCGGTCGGCACACGCATCGTGCTCGTCGAGGACCGGTCGGGCGTGACGCCTCCGGACGGCTACCACTGGGTCGGCTCAGGCTGGGATCCGGGCCGCACCTTCCTGATCGACGACGACACCACGGTCGCCGTGGCGCTCACGAACACGATCGCACCGGACGACGCGACACGGACCATCTCGATCGTGAAGTCCGCCACCGGCGCGGATGCCGATTACGAGTACACGGTCAGCTACAACACCGACCCCGCGCCGTCCCGCACCGACCGCGTACTGCCGCTCGGCGACCCGCAGCTGCTCGGCGACGTCGAGACGGATGCCGAGACGCTCCAGATCGCCGAGCACGTCCCGACGCTCGACGGCGCGCCAACCGACCCCGCCGGCTGGCAGCCGCCGGTCTTCCGCGTCACGGCCGACGGCATGACGACGGAGTACCCGGCAACAGGCTTCGAAGACGACGTCCCGCTGGAGGACGCGATCGTCGACATCCCGCTGCCCGCGACGGGCGACGTCGTCATCGAGGTGGCCAACGAACGCAAGGCCGGCACGTTCGAGCTCAACAAGGCGTTCGCCTCCGGCATCCATCTTCCGCCAGGGCTCGAGTTCAGCGTCTCGTGGACCGCGACCACGCCGGGCGGCGAAGTGACCGAGGGCGTCCTGCGCCTCCCGGGAGACGGAACGCCCGTCGGCCCCGCGGATGCCGCTGGCGACCCGCTGCAGTTCCCGTACGGTACGCAGATCACGTACGGCGAACTGCAACCGCCCGCTGTTGCCTGGATCGTGTGGATGACGCCCGTGGAGGCATCCTCCGGGGAGCTCGTCATCGGCGAGAACGATCAGGCCACAGTGAGCGCGACCATCACGAACGTGCACTCCGTGCGGACCGGCACCTTCACGGTGGTCAAGGATGTCGTCGGCATCGACCCGGACGATCTGCTCGTCGACTCCTTCACCGTCGACTACGAGGCGCGCCTTCCCCTCGGCGACATCGAGACGGGAAGCATCGAGCTCCCCGCGGACGGCACTGCGGCCGGACCTGTCGACGGCAACGGAAACCCCGTGACCTTCCCGATCGGCACCGTCGTGAGCCTGAACGAGATCGAGCCGGATGCGTCGGCACTGCCGCCCTCGTACGTCTGGGGCGAGACCACCTGGACGCCCTCCAGTTCGTTCCTCGTTCGCGGCGGAACCGCGCAGCTCGAGGTCACCAACACCGCGGTCGAGCAGACGCGCTTCTCGGTCGTGAAGGAGGTCACCGGCGATGCCTCGTCGCTCGTGCCGTCCGATACGGTCTTCCCCGTGCTTTGGGCGGCCGATCTCGAACCGCAAGAGCCGTTGAACGCCGGCATCGACGCGCCCGCGGTCTCCCCGTATCTGCCGGTCGGCACGATCGTCGAACTGCGCGAGGGCCAACGTCCGGTGATCGACGGAGTGCAGTGGGGCCCGGTGACCTGGAGCGCCGACGGCGCCGACCTCGTCACCGAACCCGGCGGCGTCGTCGCGCTCCATCTCGACGGCGGCGACGCTCCGGATCCGATCGCCCTCACCATGACGAACACGGCCGACAGCGCACCGACGTCCGCATTCTCCATCGCCAAGACGGTGACCGGCGATGGAGCTCCCGAAGTCCCGACCGACACGACCTATGCGCTCGAGTACACGATCGACGGCGGCGAGGTGCAGACCACGACCGTCCGCGCGGGAGAGACCGTCGGCGTCTCGGGCATTCCGTCCGGTGCCGAGCTGCGGATCCGGGAGGTCGCACCGCCGGCCGTCGACGACGTGACCTGGGAGGCGGCGACCTGGACGGTCGACGGCCGGGCTGTGAGCACGGATGCCGACGGCTGGGCGAGCGTGGCGCTCGTCGAAGGTCAGTCGATCGAGTTCTCGCTCGTGAACCATGCGGATGCGCCGGACGGCGGCGGAGATCTCCCGAAGACCGGTGGTGAAGGCGTGGCGCCGTGGGTGACCCTCGCCGCGCTGATGCTCGTCACCGCGGGGATCGTCCTGATCGCGACCCGGCGCCGTGCCGTCTGA
- a CDS encoding LacI family DNA-binding transcriptional regulator, protein MAVSVRDVAATAGVSVGTVSNVLNRPDKVAAATVERVQAAIEELGFVRNDAARQLRAGRSRSIGLVVLDAGNPFFADVARGAEARAEEDRLSVLLGNSDEDASREDGYLDLFREQRVNGVLITPASDDEAKLRRLQDAGTPVVLVDHESPGGEFCSVSVDDVEGGYLAAKHLLDVGRRRLVFVGGPASIAQVANRLTGARRAVAEVAGAAVEVIEMPALTVLHGRDAGEDLVRRSAGDRPDAIFAANDLLAVGILQALTMFSDVRVPEDIALIGYDDIDFAAATVVPLSSIRQPSQLIGHTAVDLLLRSIDDPDGDYERNVRFRPELVVRASTAG, encoded by the coding sequence GTGGCAGTGAGTGTACGCGACGTCGCGGCGACGGCCGGAGTGTCGGTGGGCACCGTCTCGAACGTGCTCAACCGCCCGGACAAGGTCGCCGCCGCCACCGTGGAGCGGGTGCAGGCAGCCATCGAGGAGCTCGGTTTCGTGCGCAACGACGCCGCCCGCCAGTTGCGGGCCGGGCGCAGTCGCAGCATCGGCCTCGTGGTGCTCGACGCCGGCAACCCCTTCTTCGCCGACGTGGCACGCGGCGCCGAAGCGCGTGCCGAGGAGGATCGTCTCTCGGTCCTGCTCGGCAACAGCGACGAGGACGCCTCCCGCGAAGACGGCTATCTCGACCTGTTCCGGGAGCAGCGCGTCAACGGGGTCCTGATCACCCCGGCATCCGACGACGAAGCCAAGCTGCGACGTCTGCAGGATGCCGGGACGCCGGTCGTCCTGGTCGACCACGAGTCCCCTGGCGGCGAGTTCTGCTCCGTGTCGGTCGACGACGTCGAGGGCGGATACCTGGCGGCCAAGCATCTGCTGGACGTCGGTCGTCGCCGACTGGTCTTCGTCGGCGGGCCGGCGTCCATCGCGCAGGTCGCGAATCGTCTGACCGGCGCTCGACGCGCGGTCGCGGAGGTCGCCGGCGCGGCCGTGGAGGTCATCGAGATGCCGGCGCTGACGGTGCTGCACGGACGGGACGCGGGGGAGGATCTCGTCCGTCGCAGCGCCGGCGATCGCCCCGATGCGATCTTCGCCGCGAACGATCTGCTTGCGGTGGGCATCCTGCAGGCACTGACGATGTTCAGCGACGTGCGGGTGCCGGAGGACATCGCGCTGATCGGCTACGACGACATCGACTTCGCAGCGGCGACCGTCGTGCCGTTGAGCTCGATCCGTCAGCCGTCGCAGCTCATCGGACACACCGCCGTCGATCTGCTGCTGCGCTCGATCGATGATCCGGACGGCGATTACGAGCGCAACGTGCGCTTCCGTCCCGAGCTCGTCGTCCGCGCTTCGACCGCCGGCTGA